Sequence from the Megalops cyprinoides isolate fMegCyp1 chromosome 4, fMegCyp1.pri, whole genome shotgun sequence genome:
AGGGCCTACGCCTTGTCAGCAGCAGAGAGTTTGTAGACATTTAATTCTTTTTGACAAATTTCTCGTCCCATGGCCTGGAAAATATCTGATGTGCGTGATTTCTGTACATCATGCTGAGCACTTTCACTGATACTACACATAAAcgtacacattacacattaaaagAATGGCACATGGCACCTATTGTAAGATCATAAGACGTGACAGATAAATATTTCCCAACCTTCTCTTATATGAAAATCAGGATAGTGATGCAAGGACATATTTGAAAATTAGACAAAAACCTTGCACAGTGCGGATGCTATGTTAGCATATTTGATATCTGAGCTACTCTCAAACTGACTACACTTTGTTGTGTAACATGTTAAGATCCGTGTAAATGAATTATAATTATTGCTAATCTAATACAAACCTCATTGCAAAGAAGGGAAGAACATGAATGGTACATTGCTTGCATGGCATTCAACAGAGTGCACGGCTCTACTACAGTCATCCTAGCAAACCTTACATCTAATTATTCTAATAACAATATTCTAATAATCTTATTTATTCTTTCTTGCCCCAAAACCAATCATTGAAATCCGTTCTTATCTTTTTCTGTTATCCAATTcgcagacagacagccacatAAATGTATGGAGGTTAGGACATAACCTCCTGGTTGCAGAAATAACGTGCATATATTCTTACTCTGCCGCACTTGCACAAGTCAAACCTTGCAGTGCCATCTGGTGTTTCTAAGAGATAACTGCAATGTTAATGCTGCATGACAAAAACTGTAGCCATTTGACAAAAGCGGGAATCTTCTCATTTAGCCTATAGTACAGCCTGTTTAAGGTACAAGACATACCTTCCGTAATTATGCGTGAATTAATGAGTACGTGCATGCTGCAGTCAGTATTCGCAATCACAATCATCATTTACCACAAATTGAAATGCAGGCATGATGCCATATTTAGGATAAACTGTAACCCATGGCGGAACCAGACGGCCACTGATGAACAAGAGCACTATTTCATGTTGTTTGCCTGTTACTGAGCATAtctcacatttttcattaatttattgggCAGACGTAGCAAGGCTGGTATTAACCTTTAGTACCATCACAAAAGACCCTTTCTAAAATCTGGTAATTGTTTTATGACATCCAATTTATTAACCCATaggcacacagaaaacacagagaaaagttCAAACTGACAGAAAGAAATGGGGCTAGGGGGAAGGAGTAAGGACAGAGGTATTCTGAgccacaaagcaaaaaaaacgAACCAGTCCATCGACACCTGCACAACAGCTAAAGCATAGACCAATTCTCActgtaaaatgacaaagcaaaggATAATTGGCAGCAGAAAAACTACTGCTGCTCTCAATGCAGTTACACTTGCTCTGTAATCATATTATTCACTGTGTTGAATGTATTTGCAACAAATAATCATCTGGGGCTTAATCCATTTCCCTCATTCTCAATGGACGCATGAAACACtacaaaaataaagatgaataaatacaacaaaaaaaatacatttcagggTAAAATATGTAACTGCAGTTTTGAAATTTTTTGTTGATTGCCCAGCTGTGAGTACTGTACAACAATCCTCATACATCTATACACAGTTGTCAGAGGGAAGGAACATGCCACCACTATACAGGTCATTGGTGCAGTCCTCAGCATGTATCAGCTTCAATGTGTCAAAAGACCATTGAATTGCTGAGGCATAAGACCTGAAATGGAAAGACGGATAATGTCGGCTATGGCCACTGCattcagaacagacagacactctAGGTGCACAAAcccatttacacattttaaccaaaaaagcattaatgaaatacaaaattgtTTTATGTACTTACAAAGATATTCACCACAGGTTACCGATATATTCACAGGCTGTTTTCATCCATTACCAGCTAACAACTACTATGCTCTCATTCCCAGCTCCTGTCTTCATTCTTCTTGCATTTGGCATTTGTTGCAAGTGAATTACAACTGCTATGTTGATTAGCCTTCTTATGCATCAGGATGCCCTGCAGTAATgaagcacacacagcatgtgtgtatatgtgtatggtGGCACATGTCTGGATATGCACAGGTCCACGTGGCAGCAAGTAGCACCAGCAGTCCACCAGCTGTTAGCCTCTCAAAACTGCACAGCACTGGCCGGGATGTCGAACATGGCTGGATCAAACTTCTGTCCTTTGAAAGGGGAGCCCTCAGCATCCCAGCCTTTCTTCAGCATCTCGTGCACCTTCTGAAAAGACACATTCCCATCAGCATTAGCAACCAGCGTACATCCACACATCAAGGGCCACACCCCTGTAATCCCACAGGACCTACAAAGGTTCCCCTCTCACCAGCTCGTGACTCTGTGGCCGGCCCTGCAGCTTCTGCCGGTAGTCAAAAGTGAGGCGGTCCAGCACAGCGTGCTCCTCCTCGTCCACGCTGGCCATGGAGCGCTCCCGGTTGATCTGGTTCACGTCaatctccttctctcccttcagcACCGCATTCCACCACACCTCTCCGGTCTTgttgagagagagctgagaagTGCAAGCCAAGCAGATACAGACTCATAAAAGTTTCTGctccaaatgaaaacacacccaGATCTCTCACAGTCTGCCACTGTTCTAATTCTGAcccaaaaactcttttttggtatttttcatttcatttttatagaaTTTgctccatggaaaaaaaaatttacacgAGTTCACAAGACTCAAAAGAAACTAGCCCCACCTGTACTCTTAAAGACAACAGGTAAAGTAATAGTACAGTAATAGTAGCATTAACTGTATTTGCAAGGTTATGAGTAAAGGTGACTTGGGTGGAATGACTTTGTTGCAGCTATATAGTGACTTGTCATTACAATAGATGGTTTATCATCACCACAGCCAATGACCATGTCAGttaaaaatattgcataaatcaaaatacatttcacaatgcaATACTGAAGTGCACCTACTATCAGACAGCCAGAAACTGTTTTTTGTGAATACCTCAccttacattttcattggtaGTTTACACCTCAAACAGTGCTATtttgcaaacaaatgaaatatttaccaaaaaaaaaaaactcttttttgtCTTAGCAATGTGTCATGTGgtacagtgtgttgtgtgggGCCATGTGTGATGGAGTGACACAGTGTTAGTCTCACCAGAACACATTTTCCAGGCTCCAAGCTCCAGAGAGAATTCTCAGTGTTGATCTTGTGGCTGAGCTCTCCCTCCATCAGTACGCGCTCCGCCGGCCCCTCCCTCACGGTCACGCGCACGCTGCCCGACTGCAAACTCACCGACACCTGACACGCAACACACAAGGGGGGGATCAGGCTCATCAGCACAGGGCTGTTGTGTCTGATGTGTTTCCTCACTAAAACGCGCTCAACATTTTAATGACGAATACAGTGCTAACgcaaatgaaaaaattatttgGGGAGTGGTGCATTTCAAACCACAGGAAGAGTGGCTGAATTGGGTTTTGGCAGACATGAGACCACAGTATACCTGCTTGCCCTTGACGACATCAGCGGGGACGTGCACACGGATCTCCACATCAGTATAATCCTGAGACCAGCTGTAATTTTCTCTGACTGCACCATTGTAGCTGTCTGGGTTCTCCTGAAATTGTGCCTGCCCACTGCCAAAGACAAAACCAAGTGTATAATTGGAAAAGCAgaagaatgacattttaaatccGGCTAAATCTGATGTTGATGACATATGGCACAAAAACTGACCCTAAAGGTCACAAAACCCAGCTGTGTGATTAGAATGGACCGTGTGTTGGGTAGCCTTGAACTCGACATGGGCTGGACAGACTGACTACATAATGTCAACTTTTTGGCACAACACTCACAGTTTTGTAGCAGCTGTCTGGGAGCTGGGTGTTGCTTGAGCTTCTGGCGATGGCACAATGTCACTGCTGCCTGACTCTGCGCTGGGAGGTGGGGACTGCACAGCTGGTGAGGATGTTGCACCTGCAGACTCTTCCTTCTGTTCCAttgtctcctcctcctgccgAGACTCTACCACCACCTCCTGCACAGCAGGGGGAGCCATcctggcctccctctctctcatctctgcctCTCGGGCGGTCCTTTCTCTATCCTGTGCTGCTATCTGCTCAAACAGCTTGAAGGtctgggggagagagatggttaaataaacacaactgATTTCCATGACTTAGGACgtaaaaataataactgcaGATATGCTCTTTactcagttttttaaaaatctgtagaAATCATCCCCTCATAACCTAGGATTAAAATACCTTCCCATGACTCTGATTCATCTTGCACTGAAGGCTATATTCAGTGCCAGTTAAATTCACAATTGCAGCGACAGAAGATGACATGTTATATATCCTATGGTAAAGCCAATCCAGTTTGACCAGCAACACACTAAACATTTGGACTTAAGCCAAGGAGTGATCAGATAGAAATCTGTACCTTGAATTTCCTGTAAGAATCGAGGCTCCTAACGGTGCCCTGGGCATTTGCTGATTTTTCGAGTGTAAATTTTGTAACAGCAGCTAGTTGAACAGCTAAAAAACTAGCTTGCTAATACCCTACTGTTTTAGTTGTATTCTAGCTAACTACAAGgatcaacaaaaacacacacaggcttcaCCCACTACCAAACTAAGTTACCAAGTTAtgtgtcatgcagtttgttCTAATTATCTTACTGGTTGGTTCTAAAATTAGCCAACTATAGCTATATACCTTAAGAACCATTTTCTCCGCAACTCCTGGGGGGAAACCCATACGATCATTGGGGCTGCTGAGCAGGCGGTAGAAATCCGTCTTTCGATacagaaaaccaaaataaacctgTAGAAAATTCTGGATATTTCCGACATGCTGCAAGATGCCAAGCAGCGCGTTGTCATATAGCTCGGTCATCTGCACGGAAGACGACATTGTAGGCTCAATATTTCAGGTAAAACAACTATATACTGTACTTAGAGACTATTCTGTTTTTTGACATCTACTTTGTTGCCTAGCTGCTGTAGCTAGTTAAGTATGGATCTGTGGATCAGCTTCCTTATTTTTCGGTACTCACGTTTTAATGTCCGTATCGAAACAAAAGCCATACTTTGCCTTTCAGAAAAGTTAAAGGTAATTGAAATTACACGTAACACTAAAATTACTAATTACTACAAAAATTGCCAATTACTAATATTTACTACTCTTAAGTAACACTGATATTATCTGTAATAACCCAACAAACATTAAATAGGGATACAGCCAGCAAGTTGTGAAGAACTACTTACTTTCTCAAATTTGTAACTAGATGTCACATTTATGTAGCAATTGTTATAGTATTATAATATGTATCTGTCATATGCATTATATTTACTACAATCTTGTTTTTTATGACCagatcaaaaatattttgagggAACTGCGAGAATCTCGAGCTGTTTGTGTAACTATATAAAATGTCCCCTACAAATAAGACGTAACGCGTGCAGAGACTGACGTGCTTTCCAAAATGGCGCTGTCCTTGAGCAGGCAGAGTTCAGCTATACTGGTAAGATGCTGCTATTACCTAGTGTATCTAGTAAAAAAGATAGTGTCATATATGTCTGTAAAACCATAGAAGACAAACAAACTGTGTCACCTGGCTAAGATGTAAATAGCAAAATAGCCACAGTACTTTCAAATGCACAGCTAGGTAGCAAGTTAGCAAATGCTGGTGATTCCGTTTCACCTAAAAGTTAACGTTATTTTAACCAATCGTGACACCGAGGTGGTGTGTTGAGTAGCAAGCTGTTGCTCGGTACTTAAGTAGTTCGCTATCCATTGGTTTGTTGAGTAGCGCTAGTTTATAGGTTACGATTTCTACAGTATTCAGAGCCATCAGTGTAGCCCTTTCAATACACAGTGATTGAAGATGTTTTTTGTCTGGGGGCATGACTTCACACAAAATAATCATTCACTTGGTTTTGGTAATTAGTGGAGTGATAAATTAAgtctgctgttttatttccatagaaATCGCTGAACGCAGTTTGCTCGTTGCCCAGACAACGGACAATCCACTCAACTGCAGTTTGCTGCAAGGTATTATTTCACTGCTTACTatacattgtaccttggcatgtgacaaataaaacttaTATAGCGTATTGGTATATAGCGTATTCGCGGTTCTGCTACTTTGATTTCTTAAGATGCTGTGAtgactgatttgttttaattggtGTTTAATTTGGTCTTTCCTACTTGCAGAACCGTGCAGCGCGAGTTCGTGTGGGGAAAGGCGACAAACCTGTGACTTACGAGCAAGCCAATCCCCCTCACTACATTGCCCATCGCAAAGGCTGGCTGTCGCATCATACTAGTGAGCTTTAGCCTCCCAGACGCATCTCCTGACTTaaatttttaattgaaaactCTGAACGTTCGAACACCTGAATTTCAGCAAAGACTAACACAGATTAGCAATTTTTCTCCAAAATATCCTCCAAACGTCTCcaattaatgtaatattacaatcATCTTCTTAATTTTAAACAAGCTCATTGGAACAACTGGAAAATGAGACCATTAAGTCCCCCAGTATTGTCCCCAAGTGTTTCCCCATCTGTCAAAGCAGGCTCCTGACTTCCCTGTCTCCACAGGTAAtctggagggggaggagggtgcTGCAGAGAGGACAATAGAAGACGTTTTTGTGCGCCGCTTCATCTACGGCACATTCCATGGCTGCCTGGCAAATGAGGTGGTCGTCAAGCGGAGGGGCAACATGCTGGTGATCTGTGCCCTGCTCCTCCAGAAACTGCCCCCCCAGAAGTTCTACTTCCTCATCGGCTACACAGAGACTCTGCTCTCCCATTTCTACAAGTGCCCTGTCAAAATGGAAGTGCAGACCCTGGAGGAGAAAGTGGTGTACAAATACCTTTGAGTATGACCCCCCCGACCACTGTCCTCCCATTTAAAAGACTGttgtgacacacagaggactcacACTTCTCTTGGATAATACAAGGTTGCGTGGCTTCTTGTGAATTGTACATTTGAGTAATAAGTATAACATAAGTATGTTTGGGTCCATGCTCAGTATGTGCTGGTTCAAGATTGCAGGAGTGTTCTATCtggacaacaaaaacaaaagcgtCTGTGAGTCGTAACATCTTTTGCCCTTAGACCATATAGAGCTATTCTGTTGTCCCTTAAGATGCCCCAGATCATGTCTTGGAAATGTGCCACACTGGTTCCATTATGCAGGAGACTAGTTTATATTGGACAAtgatgtcaccccccccccctaataaaaagctaaaaaaacatacagagcCTTTGGCCCTGATTACCTGCATTTAGCAATAATAGAATTGAAGAActacaatttaaaaattctCCCAAGAGAGCAGTTTAGCTCAATACACATTTGTGTTCACTCAAAAACTGCTCTGATCAATGCAAGACAAGatcaatacaaaaaatgtagtgttttttttttttttggagaaacaGATAAAGTACTTAAACATTCAGCtaaaaaggccaaaaaaaatacacaaagaaaaattTGCAGAAAAATCAAAGACCATACTGTTTATTGCTTAATATGCGTACATGCCTGTGGAGTCTTACCATGGATGGGAATAGAGCAACAGTCTAAAATCGCAGATATTTTAGGTTAGAATTGGATTCTTCCAGTTTAAGGTCAAAATGAACTCTTCCATGTTCAAAAATCTAGGGATGAGGGATGAAGAGGGATGCAGGACGAAAGGGTATAGGGGCAGAGTAACTGAATGACGGATGAGAACAGGAAAACCACCATAACAGTTCCAGAGGGACACAGTGTTACACCAAGAGACGCAGTGAGTTGACGTGCAGGTGGTAGAGAAAGTCTGCATATGATGCCCCACCATTGGGGCTTTTGTCTTCCACCAGGAGGTGATGAAGTGCTTCCTCACTGCTGTCTCCCTGTTTCACTACCtgcagctgaggagagaggaatcGGATGGATCAACACTCAAGATGTGTGTCATCTACCGTGTCTACTACTGCTTGTctattaccattattataaGATAACGTGACTGAGGAACAGACAAGCATTAGTAGAGACTGCATATGATGATACCCTGGCGTTTATCCAgaatttaaagtttaaacaaGACTAAGTCAGACAattacaatattaaataaacagtttAGCAGTACAAAATGTGCTGTTAAATGGCACACCATAGTAT
This genomic interval carries:
- the LOC118776995 gene encoding nudC domain-containing protein 3-like, encoding MSSSVQMTELYDNALLGILQHVGNIQNFLQVYFGFLYRKTDFYRLLSSPNDRMGFPPGVAEKMVLKTFKLFEQIAAQDRERTAREAEMREREARMAPPAVQEVVVESRQEEETMEQKEESAGATSSPAVQSPPPSAESGSSDIVPSPEAQATPSSQTAATKLGQAQFQENPDSYNGAVRENYSWSQDYTDVEIRVHVPADVVKGKQVSVSLQSGSVRVTVREGPAERVLMEGELSHKINTENSLWSLEPGKCVLLSLNKTGEVWWNAVLKGEKEIDVNQINRERSMASVDEEEHAVLDRLTFDYRQKLQGRPQSHELKVHEMLKKGWDAEGSPFKGQKFDPAMFDIPASAVQF
- the mrps24 gene encoding 28S ribosomal protein S24, mitochondrial, which codes for MALSLSRQSSAILKSLNAVCSLPRQRTIHSTAVCCKNRAARVRVGKGDKPVTYEQANPPHYIAHRKGWLSHHTSNLEGEEGAAERTIEDVFVRRFIYGTFHGCLANEVVVKRRGNMLVICALLLQKLPPQKFYFLIGYTETLLSHFYKCPVKMEVQTLEEKVVYKYL